One window of the Xenopus tropicalis strain Nigerian chromosome 10, UCB_Xtro_10.0, whole genome shotgun sequence genome contains the following:
- the eif6 gene encoding eukaryotic translation initiation factor 6 isoform X1, which yields MAVRASFENNNEIGCFAKLTNTYCLVAIGGSENFYSVFEGELSETIPVVHASIAGCRIIGRMCVGNRHGLMVPNNTTDQELQHIRNSLPDSVRIQRVEERLSALGNVIACNDYVALVHPDLDRETEEILADVLKVEVFRQTIADQVLVGSYCAFSNQGGLLHPKTSIEDQDELSSLLQVPLVTGTVNRGSEVIAAGMVVNDWSAFCGLDTTSTELSVIESVFKLSDAHPSTIATSMRDSLIDSLT from the exons ATGGCAGTCCGTGCATCTTTTGAGAACAACAATGAAATTGGCTGTTTTGCCAAGCTTACCAACACCTACTGCCTGGTGGCCATTGGGGGATCGGAGAACTTCTACAG TGTGTTTGAAGGAGAACTTTCCGAGACAATACCTGTTGTACATGCATCTATCGCTGGCTGTAGAATAATCGGGAGGATGTGCGTTG GCAACAGACACGGCCTCATGGTTCCAAACAACACAACAGATCAAGAACTTCAGCACATCAGAAACAGCTTACCAGACTCGGTGCGAATTCAGAGAGTAGAGGAGCGCCTCTCTGCCTTGGGCAATGTTATTGCATGTAATGACTACGTGGCTCTTGTGCATCCTGATCTTGACAGG GAGACAGAAGAGATCTTGGCAGACGTCCTTAAAGTTGAGGTTTTTAGACAGACAATAGCCGATCAAGTACTTGTAGGGAGTTACTGTGCCTTCAGTAACCAAGGAGGCCTGCTGCATCCCAAAACATCTATTGAGGATCAAGATGAACTGTCTTCTCTGCTACAGGTCCCTCTTGTG ACGGGAACTGTAAACCGCGGCAGTGAAGTGATCGCTGCAGGAATGGTTGTGAATGACTGGTCAGCGTTTTGCGGCTTGGATACCACAAGTACAGAATTGTCCGTTATAGAAAGTGTATTTAAACTGAGCGACGCACATCCTAGTACTATTGCCACCAGCATGAGAGACTCCCTCATTGACAG tttaacataa